Proteins encoded together in one Micromonospora kangleipakensis window:
- a CDS encoding response regulator transcription factor gives MRERRVLVVEDERTIAESVAARLRAEGFTVDIAGDGPSAVDRFRDGQPDLVVLDVMLPGFDGLEVCRRIQADRPVPVLMLTARDDETDLLVGLAVGADDYLTKPFSMRELAARVHVLLRRVERAATTPPTTLRLGDIEISPAERRVVKDAAEVHLTPTEFDLLVHLAGRPRTVLPRERLLADVWGWADGAGTRTVDSHVKALRRKLGADLIRTVHGVGYALEVPA, from the coding sequence ATGAGGGAACGCCGGGTACTGGTGGTCGAGGACGAACGGACCATCGCCGAGTCGGTCGCCGCCCGCCTGCGGGCGGAGGGCTTCACGGTGGACATCGCCGGGGACGGCCCGAGCGCCGTCGACCGGTTCCGGGACGGGCAGCCCGATCTCGTCGTCCTCGACGTGATGCTGCCCGGCTTCGACGGGCTGGAGGTGTGCCGGCGGATCCAGGCCGACCGCCCGGTGCCGGTGCTGATGCTCACCGCCCGGGACGACGAGACCGACCTGCTGGTCGGGTTGGCGGTCGGTGCGGACGACTACCTGACCAAGCCGTTCTCCATGCGCGAGCTGGCGGCCCGGGTGCACGTGCTGCTGCGCCGGGTGGAGCGGGCGGCGACCACCCCGCCGACCACCCTGCGGCTGGGCGACATCGAGATCAGCCCGGCGGAGCGGCGGGTGGTCAAGGACGCCGCCGAGGTGCATCTGACCCCCACCGAGTTCGACCTGCTGGTGCACCTGGCCGGCCGGCCGCGGACGGTGCTGCCCCGAGAACGGCTGCTCGCCGACGTGTGGGGCTGGGCCGACGGTGCCGGCACCCGTACGGTCGACAGCCACGTCAAGGCGCTGCGCCGCAAGCTCGGCGCGGACCTCATCCGGACGGTGCACGGCGTCGGGTACGCGCTGGAGGTGCCCGCGTGA
- a CDS encoding HAMP domain-containing sensor histidine kinase — translation MTGRLVDWLNRVLPRPLDPVRSIKMKLGVLLVASWAVAVGYFWYGVGWLPPGTALTAIGIALLTAQVLAHGMTSPLREMTAAAGAMARGDYTRRVRATSRDEVGELAHAFNKMAADLAAADQRRRELIANVSHELRTPISALQGVLENLVDGVATPEPPALRAALTQTERLGHLVADLLDLSRLDAGVVPLRRVRVDVADFLDEAVEHAAATAAGTGQDVHFRLRPPAAPLTVHADPWRLHQVFANLLDNAARHSPPGGTVLVAAEERTGQLHVEVSDEGEGIPAAERSRVFERFTRGERAAGGGTGLGLAIARWVVELHGGSIRVADPPGTRPGCRIEVTLPRTEPVREEAA, via the coding sequence GTGACCGGCCGCCTGGTGGACTGGCTGAACCGCGTGCTGCCCCGACCGCTCGACCCGGTCCGCTCGATCAAGATGAAGCTCGGCGTCCTGCTGGTCGCCTCCTGGGCGGTCGCCGTCGGCTACTTCTGGTACGGCGTCGGCTGGCTCCCACCGGGCACGGCGCTGACCGCCATCGGCATCGCCCTGCTGACCGCCCAGGTGCTCGCCCACGGCATGACCTCCCCGCTGCGCGAGATGACCGCCGCCGCCGGGGCGATGGCCCGGGGCGACTACACCCGCCGGGTGCGGGCCACCTCCCGCGACGAGGTGGGCGAGCTGGCCCACGCGTTCAACAAGATGGCCGCCGACCTGGCCGCCGCCGACCAGCGCCGGCGCGAGCTGATCGCGAACGTCTCGCACGAGTTGCGTACGCCGATCAGCGCCCTCCAAGGCGTGTTGGAGAACCTGGTCGACGGGGTCGCCACCCCGGAGCCGCCGGCGCTGCGCGCCGCGCTCACCCAGACCGAACGGCTCGGGCACCTCGTCGCCGACCTGCTCGACCTGTCCCGGCTCGACGCCGGCGTGGTGCCACTGCGCCGGGTCCGGGTGGATGTCGCCGACTTCCTCGACGAGGCGGTGGAGCACGCCGCCGCGACGGCCGCCGGCACCGGGCAGGACGTCCATTTCCGACTCCGGCCGCCGGCCGCCCCGCTGACCGTGCACGCCGACCCGTGGCGGCTGCACCAGGTCTTCGCCAATCTGCTCGACAACGCCGCCCGGCACAGCCCGCCCGGCGGGACCGTGCTCGTCGCCGCCGAGGAGCGGACGGGGCAGCTGCACGTCGAGGTCAGCGACGAGGGCGAGGGCATCCCGGCGGCGGAACGCTCCCGGGTGTTCGAACGGTTCACCCGGGGCGAGCGGGCCGCCGGCGGCGGCACCGGGCTGGGCCTGGCCATCGCCCGCTGGGTGGTCGAACTGCACGGCGGCTCCATCCGGGTGGCCGACCCGCCCGGCACTCGCCCCGGCTGCCGGATCGAAGTCACCCTGCCACGTACCGAACCCGTCCGAGAAGAGGCCGCATGA
- a CDS encoding DUF4153 domain-containing protein produces MTTAPPPRPPVDPRLALPRPAGLRSQLTTPPATVGPVPQPSAWERRWPGATGAARPVVLGAVAVAAGVSASVVPLDRPGLGWLVATVAGAAALGTAAVTRPRPAVAGPQSPPAAGAAGSPRVRGSEESSTTAGAGAAARPDATGAPGRAARLVWAVATVALVGVGTVRAAGWLFAICLLAALGTASLTVAGGRTPLGLLTAGVLPPIASLRALPWAARGLPRARPGGPGVGRSLASIGITVALLLLFGLLFSSADAVFADLVAQALPDVSTPGVFGWVFRLLLVGAVLLGGAYLLAAPPDLELRVGPARAVRLLEWVLPLALLDALFAAFVLVQLAVLFGGSAHVLRTAGLTYAEYARGGFWQLLAVSALTLLVIAGAMRWAPRRTRADRVLIRLLVGGLTALSLVVVASALYRMRVYTDAYGATRLRLVVATAELWLGLLFVLVGVATVRLRSGWLPRLALGAAVVALLGLAVVNPDRLIADWNVDRWQRIDRLDVAYLSGLSADAVPALDRLPEPMRSCALREIAAQLPEDGWRAANVGRTQARAVLGPDLAETGATACP; encoded by the coding sequence ATGACCACCGCACCCCCGCCGCGACCGCCCGTGGACCCCCGACTGGCGCTGCCCCGCCCGGCGGGCCTGCGCTCGCAGCTCACCACGCCGCCCGCGACGGTCGGCCCGGTGCCGCAGCCGTCCGCGTGGGAGCGGCGCTGGCCGGGAGCCACCGGAGCGGCCCGGCCGGTGGTGCTCGGGGCGGTGGCGGTGGCCGCCGGGGTGAGCGCGTCCGTGGTACCGCTGGACCGGCCCGGCCTGGGTTGGCTGGTGGCCACCGTCGCCGGGGCCGCCGCCCTCGGCACGGCAGCCGTGACCCGGCCCCGGCCGGCAGTCGCCGGGCCACAGTCGCCGCCAGCGGCCGGTGCGGCCGGATCGCCGCGGGTCCGCGGATCCGAGGAGAGCAGCACCACCGCGGGGGCCGGCGCGGCCGCCCGTCCCGACGCCACGGGGGCGCCGGGACGGGCGGCCCGGCTGGTCTGGGCGGTCGCCACCGTCGCCCTGGTCGGGGTCGGCACGGTACGCGCCGCCGGCTGGCTCTTCGCGATCTGCCTGCTGGCCGCGCTCGGCACCGCCTCGCTCACCGTGGCGGGCGGGCGTACGCCGCTGGGCCTGCTGACCGCCGGGGTACTGCCGCCGATCGCCAGCCTGCGGGCACTGCCCTGGGCGGCCCGGGGGTTGCCCCGGGCCCGGCCGGGCGGCCCGGGCGTCGGGCGGAGCCTGGCCAGCATCGGGATCACCGTCGCGCTGCTCCTGCTGTTCGGGCTGCTCTTCTCCTCGGCCGACGCGGTCTTCGCCGACCTGGTGGCCCAGGCGCTGCCGGACGTCTCGACCCCGGGGGTGTTCGGCTGGGTGTTCCGCCTCCTGCTGGTGGGCGCGGTGCTGCTCGGTGGGGCGTACCTGCTGGCCGCGCCGCCCGATCTGGAGCTGCGGGTCGGGCCGGCCCGGGCGGTCCGCCTGCTGGAGTGGGTGCTGCCGCTGGCCCTGCTCGACGCGCTCTTCGCGGCGTTCGTCCTGGTGCAGCTCGCCGTGCTGTTCGGCGGTTCCGCCCACGTGCTGCGCACGGCCGGGCTGACCTACGCCGAGTACGCCCGGGGCGGCTTCTGGCAACTGCTCGCGGTCTCCGCGCTGACCCTCCTGGTGATCGCCGGCGCGATGCGCTGGGCGCCCCGGCGTACCCGGGCGGACCGGGTGCTGATCCGGCTGCTGGTCGGCGGGCTGACCGCACTGAGCCTGGTGGTCGTGGCGTCGGCGCTGTACCGGATGCGGGTCTACACCGACGCGTACGGGGCGACCCGGCTGCGCCTGGTGGTGGCGACCGCGGAGCTCTGGCTCGGGCTGCTCTTCGTGCTGGTCGGAGTGGCCACGGTCCGGCTCCGGAGCGGGTGGCTGCCCCGGCTGGCGCTGGGCGCGGCCGTGGTCGCCCTGCTCGGGCTCGCGGTGGTCAACCCGGACCGGCTGATCGCGGACTGGAACGTCGACCGGTGGCAGCGCATCGACCGGCTGGACGTTGCCTACCTGTCCGGGCTCTCGGCGGATGCCGTACCGGCGCTGGACCGGCTGCCCGAGCCGATGCGCTCCTGCGCGCTGCGGGAGATCGCCGCGCAGCTCCCCGAGGACGGATGGCGGGCCGCGAACGTGGGCCGGACGCAGGCCCGCGCGGTGCTCGGCCCGGATCTGGCCGAGACCGGCGCGACGGCATGCCCTTGA
- a CDS encoding cation acetate symporter produces the protein MGNGFVVPAIVAVTLVTVGIGFYGLRLARTTSDFLVASRAISPTWNAAAIGGEYLSAASFLGVAGLILKYGVDVLWYPVGFAAGYLALLLFVAAPLRRSGAFTLPDFCELRLGSRRLRKLATVFVIFIGWLYLVPQLQGAGLTLATVAGSPYPVGALLVAVVVTANVALGGMRAITFVQAFQYWLKLTALAVPAIFLALQWQADARPAVAPPDGPAFRTATTVVVEHRATLTLPDGDVREVRPGDRLDFAAGDPVPEVSGTATRATDWLLPDTAGDDDRGLFATYSLILATFLGTMGLPHVLVRFYTNPDGAAARRTTLVVLALVGVFYLLPTIYGVLGRIYTPQLLLTGQTDAVVVLLPGAALGDGLTGRLLAALVAAGAFAAFLSTSSGLLTSVAGVISTDVLGRGSVRGFRLATVIAGGVPAVLALNVSGLDVSQVVGLAFAVAASSFCPLLVLGIWWRGLTDLGAAAGVLVGGGAAIGAVLLTVLGPPLSGWPATLTTQPAAWTVPLAFTVMVAVSLATRRRLPPDVGATMLRLHAPEALRL, from the coding sequence GTGGGTAACGGCTTCGTCGTCCCGGCGATCGTGGCGGTCACCCTGGTCACCGTCGGGATCGGCTTCTACGGGCTGCGGCTGGCCCGGACCACCTCCGACTTCCTGGTCGCCTCCCGGGCGATCAGCCCGACCTGGAACGCCGCCGCGATCGGCGGGGAATACCTCTCCGCGGCGAGCTTCCTGGGCGTGGCGGGGCTGATCCTCAAATACGGCGTCGACGTGCTCTGGTACCCGGTGGGTTTCGCCGCCGGCTACCTGGCGTTGCTGCTCTTCGTGGCCGCACCGCTGCGCCGTTCGGGGGCGTTCACCCTGCCGGACTTCTGCGAGCTGCGGCTCGGGTCGCGGCGGCTGCGGAAACTGGCCACCGTCTTCGTGATCTTCATCGGCTGGCTCTACCTGGTGCCGCAGTTGCAGGGCGCCGGGCTGACCCTGGCCACGGTGGCCGGCTCGCCGTACCCGGTGGGGGCGCTGCTGGTCGCGGTGGTGGTCACCGCGAACGTGGCGCTCGGCGGGATGCGGGCAATCACCTTCGTCCAGGCTTTCCAGTACTGGCTGAAGCTGACCGCGCTGGCCGTACCGGCGATCTTCCTGGCGTTGCAGTGGCAGGCCGACGCCCGCCCGGCGGTGGCCCCGCCCGACGGGCCGGCGTTCCGGACCGCGACCACCGTCGTGGTCGAGCACCGCGCGACCCTCACCCTCCCCGACGGCGACGTCCGGGAGGTACGCCCCGGCGACCGCCTCGACTTCGCGGCCGGCGACCCGGTGCCGGAGGTCTCCGGCACGGCCACCCGGGCGACCGACTGGCTGCTGCCGGACACCGCCGGGGACGACGACCGGGGGCTGTTCGCGACGTACTCGCTGATCCTGGCCACCTTCCTCGGCACCATGGGGCTGCCGCACGTCCTGGTGCGCTTCTACACCAACCCGGACGGCGCGGCTGCCCGCCGCACCACGCTGGTGGTGCTCGCCCTGGTCGGCGTCTTCTACCTGCTGCCCACGATCTACGGCGTGCTGGGTCGGATCTACACGCCGCAGCTGCTGCTCACCGGCCAGACCGACGCGGTGGTGGTGCTGCTGCCCGGGGCGGCGCTCGGCGACGGCCTGACCGGGCGGCTGCTCGCCGCGCTGGTCGCCGCCGGGGCGTTCGCGGCCTTCCTCTCCACCTCATCCGGGCTGCTCACCAGCGTCGCCGGGGTGATCTCCACGGACGTGCTCGGGCGCGGCTCGGTACGCGGCTTCCGGCTGGCCACGGTGATCGCCGGCGGGGTGCCGGCGGTACTCGCGCTGAACGTCTCCGGGCTGGACGTCTCCCAGGTGGTCGGGCTGGCCTTCGCGGTCGCCGCGTCGAGCTTCTGCCCGCTGCTGGTGCTGGGCATCTGGTGGCGGGGGCTGACCGACCTGGGCGCGGCGGCCGGGGTGCTGGTCGGCGGCGGCGCGGCGATCGGCGCCGTGCTGCTCACGGTGCTCGGCCCGCCGCTGAGCGGCTGGCCGGCCACACTGACCACCCAGCCGGCGGCGTGGACCGTGCCGCTGGCGTTCACCGTGATGGTGGCGGTGTCCCTCGCCACCCGCCGCCGGCTCCCCCCCGATGTCGGCGCGACCATGCTGCGCCTGCACGCCCCCGAAGCGCTGCGCCTCTGA
- a CDS encoding VOC family protein, which translates to MTSGMKTIIYPVRDLERAKALYGRLLGVEPVVDEPYYVGFALAGQDVGLDPNGYGQGMTGPVAYWHVDDIEGSLKELLDAGAEKVQTIKDVGGGKLIASVRDADGNVVGLIQAP; encoded by the coding sequence GTGACGTCAGGCATGAAGACCATCATCTACCCGGTCCGCGACCTGGAGCGGGCGAAGGCGCTGTACGGCCGGCTGCTGGGCGTCGAGCCGGTCGTGGACGAGCCGTACTACGTCGGGTTCGCCCTGGCCGGGCAGGACGTCGGCCTGGACCCGAACGGCTACGGCCAGGGCATGACCGGGCCGGTGGCGTACTGGCACGTGGACGACATCGAGGGGAGCCTGAAGGAGCTCCTCGATGCCGGGGCGGAGAAGGTGCAGACGATCAAGGACGTCGGCGGCGGCAAGCTGATCGCCTCCGTACGCGACGCGGACGGCAACGTGGTCGGCCTGATCCAGGCGCCCTGA
- a CDS encoding ABC transporter ATP-binding protein — MTQEHPALALRGLAKQFDTKVAVAGVDLDVPAGSFYGLLGPNGAGKTTTLSMAVGLLRPDAGQARVLGYDVWADPVRAKSLLGVMPDGVRLFDRLSGAELLAYHGLLRGMDPAVVEQRAAELLDVLALTDAGRTLVVDYSAGMKKKIGLACALLHGPRLLVLDEPFEAVDPVSAALIRDILHRYVTGGGTVVFSSHVMEVVERLCSHVAILADGTIKRVGTLDQVRGDRSLEEAFVEVVGGRTATGEELSWLSR; from the coding sequence ATGACCCAAGAGCACCCCGCGCTCGCGTTGCGCGGCCTGGCCAAGCAGTTCGACACCAAGGTGGCGGTCGCCGGGGTCGACCTGGACGTTCCGGCCGGCTCCTTCTACGGGCTGCTCGGCCCGAACGGCGCGGGCAAGACCACGACCCTCTCCATGGCCGTCGGACTGCTGCGGCCCGACGCCGGCCAGGCCCGGGTGCTCGGGTACGACGTCTGGGCCGACCCGGTCCGCGCCAAGAGCCTGCTCGGCGTGATGCCGGACGGCGTACGGCTCTTCGACCGGCTCAGCGGGGCGGAGCTGCTGGCGTACCACGGTCTGCTGCGCGGCATGGACCCGGCGGTGGTCGAGCAGCGGGCGGCGGAGCTGCTGGACGTGCTGGCGCTCACCGACGCCGGCCGGACCCTGGTGGTGGACTACTCGGCCGGCATGAAGAAGAAGATCGGCCTGGCCTGCGCGCTGCTGCACGGCCCCCGGCTGCTGGTGCTGGACGAGCCGTTCGAGGCGGTCGACCCGGTGTCGGCCGCGCTGATCCGCGACATCCTGCACCGGTACGTCACCGGCGGCGGCACGGTGGTCTTCTCCAGCCACGTGATGGAGGTCGTCGAGCGGCTCTGCTCGCACGTGGCGATCCTCGCCGACGGGACCATCAAGCGGGTCGGCACGCTCGACCAGGTGCGCGGGGACCGGTCCCTGGAGGAGGCCTTCGTCGAGGTGGTCGGCGGGCGGACCGCGACGGGCGAGGAGCTGTCGTGGCTGTCCCGGTGA
- a CDS encoding ABC transporter permease produces MAVPVTAPAGPARRVSAGHFVRLKLRVLGNNFRGQGWRIALFVVGVLGGLWFAAGGFFALAAPGLAGEPRYALLTAAFGGGLLVLGWLLLPLVFFGVDETLDPARFALLPLSRRTLVTGLFAAALVSVPVLAMLVAVSGLVVTAGALGGWSAGLVAVVGAAAGLLLCVAAARAVTSAFATMLRSRRVRDLAAVLLAVVAALLGPLQILVLAAVRQADWDRLTGVARVIGWTPFGAPWTAGIDVAEGRVWAGPVKLLITALTIGALLLWWSRSLESAMVGTVSAGPARDRRGPAGGAVAQLFPRAVGWARRDRFGALVARECRYWWRDARRRANLITIAVVGVFVPVMVNLGGSRLATEGGQAFGEATADSSPFLVSLSMLFVGVLASLTLANQFGFDGSAYAANVVAGVPGRLELRARMTAFSLYVVPILGVVAVVLATLLGHPAWLGVMAGALLAAYGSGLAINAFISVLGAYALPETSNPFAMNTGTGLAKSFLALLSMVASAVAAVPMVVAAALLGDLWLWLALPVGLAYGLGAALLGSYLAGDVLDRRQPELLAAVTPRR; encoded by the coding sequence GTGGCTGTCCCGGTGACCGCGCCGGCCGGGCCGGCCCGGCGGGTCTCCGCCGGGCACTTCGTCCGGCTGAAGCTGCGGGTGCTCGGCAACAACTTCCGCGGCCAGGGTTGGCGGATCGCGCTCTTCGTGGTCGGCGTGCTGGGCGGGCTCTGGTTCGCCGCCGGCGGCTTCTTCGCGCTGGCGGCGCCCGGCCTGGCCGGCGAGCCCCGGTACGCGCTGCTGACCGCCGCCTTCGGCGGGGGCCTGCTGGTGCTCGGCTGGCTGCTGCTGCCGCTGGTCTTCTTCGGCGTGGACGAGACGCTCGACCCGGCCCGGTTCGCGCTGCTGCCGCTGAGCCGCCGCACCCTGGTCACCGGCTTGTTCGCGGCCGCCCTGGTCAGCGTGCCGGTGCTCGCGATGCTGGTGGCGGTGTCCGGGCTGGTGGTCACCGCCGGCGCGTTGGGCGGCTGGTCGGCCGGCCTGGTCGCGGTCGTCGGGGCGGCCGCCGGGCTGCTGCTCTGCGTGGCGGCGGCCCGCGCGGTGACCAGCGCCTTCGCCACCATGCTCCGCTCCCGCCGGGTCCGCGACCTGGCGGCCGTGCTGCTGGCGGTGGTCGCGGCCCTGCTCGGGCCGTTGCAGATCCTGGTGCTGGCGGCGGTCCGCCAGGCCGACTGGGACCGGCTGACCGGGGTGGCCCGGGTGATCGGCTGGACCCCGTTCGGGGCGCCGTGGACCGCCGGCATCGACGTGGCCGAGGGGCGGGTGTGGGCCGGCCCGGTCAAGCTGCTGATCACCGCGCTGACCATCGGCGCGCTGCTGCTGTGGTGGTCCCGGTCGCTGGAGTCGGCGATGGTCGGTACGGTCAGCGCCGGCCCGGCCCGGGACCGGCGGGGCCCGGCCGGCGGGGCGGTCGCCCAGCTCTTCCCCCGCGCCGTCGGCTGGGCCCGGCGGGACCGGTTCGGCGCGCTGGTCGCCCGGGAGTGCCGCTACTGGTGGCGGGACGCCCGGCGGCGCGCCAACCTGATCACCATCGCGGTGGTCGGCGTCTTCGTGCCGGTGATGGTCAACCTGGGCGGCTCCCGGCTCGCCACCGAAGGCGGGCAGGCGTTCGGCGAGGCCACCGCCGACTCCTCGCCGTTCCTGGTCAGCCTCTCGATGCTCTTCGTCGGGGTGCTCGCCTCGCTGACCCTGGCCAACCAGTTCGGCTTCGACGGCAGCGCGTACGCGGCGAACGTGGTGGCCGGCGTACCCGGGCGGCTGGAGCTGCGGGCCCGGATGACCGCGTTCTCGCTCTACGTGGTGCCCATCCTGGGCGTGGTCGCGGTCGTCCTCGCCACGCTGCTCGGACACCCGGCCTGGCTGGGCGTGATGGCCGGCGCGTTGCTCGCCGCGTACGGCAGCGGACTGGCGATCAACGCGTTCATCTCGGTGCTCGGCGCGTACGCGCTGCCGGAGACGAGCAACCCGTTCGCGATGAACACCGGCACCGGGTTGGCGAAGAGCTTCCTCGCACTGCTGTCCATGGTCGCCTCGGCGGTGGCGGCAGTGCCGATGGTGGTGGCCGCGGCGCTGCTCGGCGACCTGTGGCTCTGGCTGGCCCTGCCGGTCGGCCTGGCGTATGGGCTGGGCGCGGCGCTGCTCGGCTCGTACCTGGCCGGTGACGTGCTGGACCGCCGCCAGCCGGAGCTGCTGGCCGCCGTCACCCCGCGCCGCTGA
- a CDS encoding SRPBCC family protein, translating into MPVVEAVVTVPVPPELAFAVSQTVAPVRYRWDPFVREQHFTDGAARPGKGVRTFTRSRHGLVMVSEYVSWAPPSHVGMKMVRGPWFFEMFAGGWRFAPAPQPGHTIATWRYNFRRRPGFLRPVAERIGVRLLGRDIRRRIAGYAAGCADPEVLAAARRSLNAGA; encoded by the coding sequence ATGCCGGTCGTGGAGGCGGTGGTCACCGTGCCGGTGCCGCCCGAGCTGGCCTTCGCGGTGTCGCAGACCGTCGCGCCGGTCCGCTACCGGTGGGATCCCTTCGTCCGGGAACAGCACTTCACCGACGGCGCGGCCCGCCCCGGCAAGGGCGTGCGTACCTTCACCCGGTCGCGCCACGGCCTCGTCATGGTCAGCGAGTACGTCTCCTGGGCGCCGCCGAGCCATGTCGGGATGAAGATGGTGCGCGGGCCCTGGTTCTTCGAGATGTTCGCCGGTGGCTGGCGTTTCGCCCCGGCCCCGCAGCCGGGGCACACGATCGCCACCTGGCGGTACAACTTCCGCCGTCGGCCGGGGTTCCTGCGACCGGTCGCCGAGCGGATCGGCGTCCGGCTGCTCGGCCGGGACATCCGCCGCCGGATCGCCGGGTACGCGGCCGGCTGCGCCGACCCGGAGGTGCTGGCGGCCGCCCGCCGGTCGCTCAACGCCGGCGCATGA
- a CDS encoding DUF397 domain-containing protein: MTRVAPRWRKSSRSDNDGNCVEVADNLPGVVLVRDSKDRSGPTLSFAPDAWRSFLARWSAVRP, encoded by the coding sequence ATGACTCGTGTCGCACCCCGTTGGCGCAAGTCGAGCCGATCAGACAATGACGGCAACTGCGTCGAGGTGGCGGACAACCTGCCCGGGGTGGTGCTGGTCCGGGACAGCAAGGACCGCTCCGGCCCTACGCTCAGCTTCGCCCCGGACGCCTGGCGCTCCTTCCTCGCCCGGTGGAGCGCGGTCCGGCCGTAA
- a CDS encoding helix-turn-helix domain-containing protein, with amino-acid sequence MNVEMWIRALKAARAGADVSQEGLAALIKWSPSTVAAIETGRRRPTMEFAVAADHALGTGGLLAGLLKESEGSSSPSWFELWPSYEQRAVRLRHFEPCLIPGLLQTEDYARAIFSAGRFHPTERAEELLSLRMSRQRLLHREDPPECVFVIDESALRRSIGGPAVMDRQLGRLLEVAELSNVRLHVLPLDVGAHVSLGGGFVIAELPGNDHLLCLDNAARGQIADYPEWIGLVQRKWEHLLGEALSARATLELVNKLKVTP; translated from the coding sequence ATGAACGTCGAGATGTGGATCCGGGCGCTCAAGGCCGCCCGGGCCGGCGCGGACGTCTCGCAGGAGGGGCTGGCGGCCCTGATCAAGTGGAGCCCATCCACCGTGGCGGCCATCGAGACCGGCCGCCGCCGCCCGACCATGGAGTTCGCCGTCGCCGCCGACCACGCCCTCGGCACCGGCGGCCTCCTCGCCGGCCTCCTCAAGGAGAGTGAGGGCAGCAGCTCGCCATCCTGGTTTGAGTTATGGCCGAGCTATGAGCAGCGGGCGGTCCGGTTGCGCCACTTCGAGCCGTGTCTGATTCCTGGCCTACTGCAAACCGAGGATTACGCCCGGGCCATCTTTTCGGCCGGCCGTTTTCATCCTACCGAGCGGGCCGAGGAGTTGCTCAGCCTCCGGATGAGCCGGCAGCGACTACTGCACCGGGAAGACCCACCGGAGTGCGTCTTCGTCATCGACGAGAGCGCACTGCGCCGGTCGATCGGGGGACCGGCGGTCATGGATCGCCAGCTTGGCCGATTGTTGGAGGTAGCCGAGCTATCTAACGTGCGGCTTCACGTGCTGCCGCTCGATGTGGGCGCGCATGTGTCACTGGGAGGCGGGTTTGTAATCGCTGAGCTCCCCGGAAACGACCATCTGCTCTGCCTCGACAATGCTGCGCGGGGCCAGATCGCGGACTATCCGGAGTGGATTGGCCTGGTGCAGCGAAAGTGGGAACATCTCCTTGGCGAGGCGCTTTCTGCGCGCGCCACGCTTGAACTGGTCAACAAGCTAAAGGTGACGCCATGA
- a CDS encoding flavin reductase family protein codes for MEYRDDRTALLVYLGLLMAEAGDQLAQLNGQARPADLHDRFLGWARARGGTMFHVNHEPGAEIHHTDPFAVPAGQRSPVRRLRGRLAAPVTLWTAPGPAGLTVSSTLVAEGEPDRLLGLIDPESDLWAAIDEAGRFAVCPLGPTHRQLADRFAGLFPSPGGLFATGTWTDTPYGPVPADAGGWAGCRLDTAREYGWGLLVEATIEAIDLAEETAPLLHYRGRYRELTD; via the coding sequence GTGGAGTACCGGGACGACCGGACCGCCCTGCTGGTCTACCTGGGCCTGTTGATGGCGGAGGCCGGCGACCAGCTCGCCCAGCTCAACGGGCAGGCCCGCCCCGCCGACCTGCACGACCGCTTCCTCGGTTGGGCGCGGGCCCGGGGCGGCACAATGTTTCACGTGAATCATGAGCCGGGTGCCGAGATCCACCACACCGACCCGTTCGCCGTGCCGGCCGGGCAGCGTTCACCGGTACGCCGGCTGCGCGGGCGGCTCGCCGCCCCGGTCACCCTCTGGACCGCGCCGGGGCCGGCCGGGCTGACCGTCTCGTCCACCCTGGTCGCCGAGGGCGAACCGGACCGGCTGCTCGGGCTGATCGACCCGGAGTCGGACCTGTGGGCCGCGATCGATGAGGCCGGCCGGTTCGCGGTCTGCCCACTCGGCCCGACGCACCGGCAGCTCGCCGACCGGTTCGCCGGCCTCTTCCCGTCCCCCGGCGGCCTCTTCGCCACCGGCACGTGGACCGACACCCCCTACGGCCCGGTGCCGGCCGACGCCGGCGGGTGGGCCGGCTGCCGGCTCGACACCGCCCGGGAGTACGGCTGGGGACTGCTGGTCGAGGCCACGATCGAGGCGATCGACCTGGCCGAGGAGACCGCCCCGCTGCTGCATTACCGGGGGCGGTACCGCGAGCTGACCGACTGA
- a CDS encoding DUF485 domain-containing protein, producing the protein MSTDTPASAPADSAAERYLAVQRSDEFAGLRRALRGFVFPMTVAFFLWYALYVILSAYARGFMGTKLFGSHINVALVFGLLQFVSTFVIAWLYSRFADRRIDPVADRIRAEIGEVTHEHGSRG; encoded by the coding sequence ATGTCCACGGACACACCCGCGTCCGCGCCGGCCGACTCCGCCGCGGAGCGGTACCTCGCCGTACAGCGGTCGGACGAGTTCGCCGGGTTGCGGCGCGCACTGCGCGGCTTCGTCTTCCCAATGACCGTCGCGTTCTTCCTGTGGTACGCGCTCTACGTCATTCTCTCCGCCTACGCGCGGGGCTTCATGGGCACGAAGCTCTTCGGCAGCCACATCAACGTCGCCCTCGTCTTCGGCCTGCTCCAGTTCGTCTCGACGTTCGTCATCGCCTGGCTCTACTCGCGGTTCGCCGACCGGCGGATCGACCCGGTCGCCGACCGGATCCGCGCCGAGATCGGGGAGGTGACCCATGAGCACGGTTCTCGCGGCTGA